A genomic region of Runella rosea contains the following coding sequences:
- a CDS encoding M20/M25/M40 family metallo-hydrolase, translated as MKHTLFLPLFFASVLLFGQAPRIDANRVAKHINYLASDKMKGRGTGSKENAKAAKYIIKQFKKLDLTPLGTDGYRQPFTAKVRRIVVPDSIRPANNVIGFLDNGAPYTIVIGAHYDHLGTGTQGSSRDKAPQGKIHNGADDNASGVAGLLELARYYAQNDVKEPYNFLFIAFGAEELGLVGSRYFVNNPTLPLDKIHFMSNMDMIGRYNADRGVGIGGYGTSDAWPEVFKEVKGSVKFFTDRSGSGGADHASFYAKKVPVLFFHTGGHDDYHMPSDDPEKIDIPSAVGILDIHIQLIENAMKRPKLVYTEVK; from the coding sequence ATGAAACACACACTCTTTTTACCCTTATTTTTTGCTTCAGTTCTCCTTTTCGGGCAAGCACCCCGAATCGATGCCAACCGTGTAGCCAAGCATATCAATTATTTAGCTTCCGATAAAATGAAGGGGCGCGGAACGGGCAGCAAAGAAAACGCCAAAGCGGCCAAGTACATCATCAAACAATTCAAAAAACTAGATTTAACCCCCTTGGGCACAGACGGCTACCGTCAGCCTTTTACGGCCAAAGTTAGGCGTATAGTTGTGCCCGACAGCATTCGACCTGCTAATAATGTCATCGGTTTTTTGGACAATGGTGCTCCTTATACCATCGTCATTGGTGCGCATTACGACCACTTGGGCACGGGAACGCAGGGCAGCTCGCGGGATAAAGCGCCGCAGGGGAAAATCCACAACGGTGCCGACGACAACGCCTCGGGCGTGGCGGGGCTGTTGGAATTGGCCCGTTATTACGCCCAAAACGACGTCAAAGAACCCTACAACTTTCTGTTTATTGCCTTTGGGGCCGAAGAACTGGGCTTGGTGGGGTCACGGTATTTTGTGAATAATCCAACCTTACCTTTGGATAAAATCCATTTCATGAGCAACATGGACATGATTGGCCGCTACAACGCTGACCGGGGCGTGGGTATCGGCGGTTACGGCACAAGCGACGCGTGGCCAGAAGTATTTAAAGAAGTGAAAGGAAGCGTTAAATTCTTTACCGACCGTTCAGGGAGCGGCGGGGCCGACCACGCGTCTTTTTATGCCAAAAAAGTGCCCGTGCTGTTCTTCCACACGGGCGGCCACGACGACTACCACATGCCCAGTGACGACCCCGAAAAAATTGACATTCCTTCTGCCGTCGGGATTCTGGATATTCATATTCAGCTGATTGAAAACGCCATGAAGCGACCGAAGTTAGTGTACAC
- a CDS encoding GlsB/YeaQ/YmgE family stress response membrane protein, with product MNNLIYVLIVGAIAGWIAGEIKRGFGYGLFGNILVGILGAFVGNWLFAQLGVSLGAGLVGVILTAVIGALVLLFVVGLVKRR from the coding sequence ATGAATAACTTGATTTATGTATTGATTGTGGGTGCCATCGCTGGCTGGATAGCTGGTGAAATCAAACGTGGTTTCGGCTACGGTTTGTTCGGCAATATCCTTGTGGGTATTCTCGGTGCGTTTGTCGGAAATTGGCTTTTTGCCCAATTGGGAGTTTCGCTCGGAGCGGGCTTAGTTGGTGTTATTCTAACCGCCGTTATTGGGGCATTGGTCTTACTTTTTGTGGTAGGACTCGTCAAGCGACGATAG
- a CDS encoding helix-turn-helix domain-containing protein — translation MANEVIIQISSKLKDYRKSKGITIQQLADRAQVSKGLISQIENNRTIPSLLVLINLIRSLGVDLNDFFADVEQASESKVVVKRNEDYQKFEKEQSKGFVYKRVMTRTIQSLPTDIVLLELAPKATRSFMVKTNAFEYKYIISGYVEYTVGDQKYTLQAGDSIFFDANLPHKPTNIGDTTATMLVMYFFKE, via the coding sequence ATGGCCAACGAAGTAATTATTCAAATTAGCAGCAAACTTAAAGACTATCGCAAGTCAAAAGGGATTACCATTCAGCAGCTCGCCGACCGTGCGCAGGTAAGCAAGGGCCTGATTTCTCAAATCGAAAACAACCGGACCATCCCTTCGTTATTGGTGCTTATCAATTTGATTCGTTCGTTGGGCGTAGATTTGAACGATTTTTTTGCCGACGTAGAGCAGGCTTCCGAAAGCAAAGTGGTGGTGAAACGCAACGAAGATTATCAAAAATTTGAGAAAGAACAATCGAAGGGTTTTGTTTATAAACGGGTAATGACCCGCACCATTCAGAGCTTGCCCACCGACATCGTTTTGTTGGAATTGGCCCCCAAAGCTACACGTTCGTTTATGGTTAAAACCAACGCATTTGAATACAAATACATCATCAGCGGGTACGTAGAATATACCGTTGGCGACCAAAAATACACCCTGCAAGCGGGAGATTCCATCTTCTTTGATGCCAACCTACCGCACAAACCGACCAACATTGGCGATACCACCGCTACCATGTTAGTTATGTATTTTTTCAAGGAATAG